In the genome of Coraliomargarita algicola, one region contains:
- a CDS encoding mannonate dehydratase, producing the protein MILTDFLPAQPDRSWQLAKQIGINHAICKCAPELTKLAAPDNLTALRTIKDRFTAAGIRLYGLEGDEFDMQRIKLGLPGRDADIARYQQMLRNMGQLEIPLLCYNFMASIGWFRTDPAVPIRGGAISNRFRLSAVETKPIAPELQISESALWENYRYFIEAVHPIAEAAGVQMGLHPDDPPLSPLRGVGRIFNSADAFEKAMSLSSSPAHGITYCQANFRAMGEDIFSTAERFAKRIVFVHFRDVEGTREDFTETFHDNGPTDMAAILAHYHALGFNGPIRVDHVPSMAGEENAPHGYAQLGRLFAVGYLKGILDAHHIQYC; encoded by the coding sequence ATGATCCTAACAGATTTTCTTCCTGCCCAACCAGACCGCTCATGGCAACTAGCCAAACAAATAGGCATCAATCATGCGATCTGCAAATGCGCCCCCGAACTCACCAAGCTTGCAGCCCCAGATAATTTGACCGCACTTCGCACCATCAAAGATCGATTCACAGCCGCAGGCATTCGCCTCTATGGCTTGGAAGGCGACGAGTTCGACATGCAACGCATCAAACTAGGCCTCCCCGGCCGTGATGCCGACATTGCCCGTTATCAACAAATGTTGCGTAATATGGGACAACTCGAAATCCCTCTGCTATGCTACAACTTCATGGCCAGCATCGGTTGGTTTCGCACGGATCCAGCCGTGCCGATCCGTGGTGGCGCCATCTCCAACCGCTTCCGACTCTCCGCAGTCGAAACAAAGCCGATCGCCCCGGAACTCCAGATTTCAGAGAGCGCATTATGGGAGAATTATCGTTACTTCATCGAAGCTGTCCACCCCATCGCCGAGGCAGCTGGTGTGCAAATGGGGCTCCACCCCGACGACCCTCCACTCTCTCCGTTACGCGGTGTCGGACGGATATTTAACTCCGCCGATGCCTTTGAAAAAGCGATGTCCCTCAGCAGCTCCCCCGCCCATGGCATCACCTACTGCCAAGCCAATTTTCGAGCGATGGGCGAGGACATCTTTAGCACGGCAGAGCGCTTTGCCAAACGTATCGTTTTCGTGCATTTCCGAGATGTCGAAGGCACCCGTGAAGACTTTACCGAAACATTTCACGACAATGGTCCCACCGATATGGCTGCCATACTAGCACACTACCATGCCCTCGGCTTCAACGGCCCGATCCGAGTCGACCACGTTCCCTCAATGGCCGGCGAGGAAAATGCGCCACACGGCTATGCTCAGCTCGGTCGCTTATTCGCCGTCGGCTACCTGAAAGGTATACTCGACGCTCATCACATCCAATACTGCTAA
- a CDS encoding type II secretion system F family protein yields MAKFKYTAIDANGKQKTGTVDAASQDEASSKLSASGLMPTKIVEAGGSAPSKAASSKGSKKSKKSGGFGKVIKSEDLTTFTRQLATLLDAGLPLLRALEVMIRQEKNARFQAVLEQIADQVKSGNSFSDGLAQHPKIFDRLFVNMVRAGEAGGVLDVVLARLAGFMEKALKTKKKVKAAMVYPIVVVGVAVSIVALLMVVVVPKFQAIFDDMLEGAALPGPTQLVVGMSNFMRENILLTMGILIAGFFGLKFFLRTPVGSKMFNWLSINTPKVGDLVRKVNIARITRTFGTLLSSGVPILQSITITKDITGNKFYEDALTRMHDCVRDGESLAAPMARESVFPNMVTSMVDVGEETGELAEMLNRVADNYDEDVDNAVAGITSIIEPVMIVFLAVVVGFIVIALFLPIVEIIKQLTG; encoded by the coding sequence ATGGCAAAATTCAAATATACGGCGATTGACGCCAACGGAAAGCAAAAGACCGGTACGGTCGATGCGGCTAGTCAGGACGAAGCGAGCTCTAAACTGAGCGCCTCCGGACTGATGCCGACTAAAATTGTGGAAGCTGGTGGCAGTGCGCCTAGCAAAGCCGCATCCAGCAAAGGCAGTAAAAAATCCAAGAAGTCCGGCGGCTTCGGTAAGGTCATTAAGAGCGAAGATCTCACCACGTTTACACGACAGTTAGCGACCTTGTTGGATGCTGGCCTGCCATTGTTGCGTGCACTGGAGGTGATGATTCGCCAAGAGAAGAATGCACGCTTTCAGGCGGTGCTGGAACAGATTGCTGATCAAGTGAAATCAGGTAATTCTTTCTCCGATGGACTTGCGCAGCATCCGAAGATTTTCGACCGCTTATTTGTGAACATGGTGCGCGCAGGTGAAGCAGGGGGCGTGCTTGACGTGGTGCTCGCGCGTCTTGCAGGGTTCATGGAAAAAGCCCTGAAAACCAAGAAAAAGGTGAAGGCCGCGATGGTGTATCCTATCGTGGTGGTGGGGGTTGCGGTTTCGATTGTTGCCCTGTTGATGGTGGTTGTGGTGCCTAAGTTCCAAGCAATTTTCGACGACATGCTCGAGGGAGCCGCGCTTCCTGGCCCAACGCAGCTCGTGGTCGGCATGAGTAATTTCATGCGCGAGAACATTCTGCTGACGATGGGGATTTTAATTGCAGGCTTCTTTGGTCTTAAATTCTTCCTGCGGACTCCAGTGGGTTCGAAAATGTTTAACTGGCTCTCGATCAACACGCCTAAAGTGGGCGATCTTGTGCGCAAAGTGAATATCGCCCGGATCACCCGCACTTTTGGCACACTGTTGTCCAGTGGTGTTCCCATTTTGCAGTCGATCACTATTACCAAGGATATTACCGGTAATAAATTTTACGAAGATGCGCTGACTCGTATGCACGACTGCGTGCGGGATGGTGAGTCGCTGGCGGCTCCGATGGCTCGTGAAAGCGTTTTTCCGAACATGGTTACCAGTATGGTGGATGTGGGGGAAGAAACCGGTGAACTCGCCGAAATGTTAAACCGCGTGGCCGATAATTATGATGAAGACGTCGATAACGCCGTGGCAGGGATCACTTCGATTATCGAGCCGGTCATGATCGTCTTCTTGGCGGTGGTCGTTGGTTTTATCGTGATTGCGCTCTTCCTGCCAATCGTCGAAATCATCAAGCAACTCACTGGTTGA
- a CDS encoding type IV pilus twitching motility protein PilT, protein MTYEMNDLLELMVDQGASDLHIQVKQPPTLRISGTMVPVEGPALDAQASEDLMKAITSTTNQEQLKTTGGADFGFAYQEKARFRVSVMRTKGCYGMVLRQIPNDLFTLEEIGLPDKIKELISRPRGLILVTGPTGSGKSTTLASMVNWINENHDGHIITIEDPIEYFHDHKKCIVTQREVGNDVTSFSAAIRGALRQDPDVILVGEMRDLETIEAAVGAAETGHLVFATLHTTGAARTVDRIVDAFPADMKDQVRTQLASSIIAVISQVLCRKIGGGRIASFEIMVTTTSIAQLIRENKTYRIASDIQTGASRGMISLDAHLLSLFNRNLISADEALGKSQTPDSMREKLIENGAAFTT, encoded by the coding sequence ATGACCTACGAAATGAATGACCTGCTGGAACTGATGGTCGATCAGGGCGCATCGGACTTGCACATCCAGGTAAAGCAGCCTCCGACGCTCCGCATTAGTGGAACGATGGTTCCTGTCGAAGGCCCTGCGCTGGATGCGCAGGCATCGGAGGATTTGATGAAGGCCATCACTTCCACTACGAATCAAGAGCAGCTTAAGACGACTGGCGGGGCCGATTTCGGTTTCGCATATCAGGAGAAGGCGCGTTTTCGTGTGAGTGTCATGCGCACCAAAGGCTGCTACGGTATGGTGCTGCGTCAGATTCCGAACGATCTATTCACATTGGAAGAGATCGGGCTACCTGATAAAATTAAGGAGCTGATCAGTCGCCCGCGCGGCTTGATCCTAGTTACCGGCCCCACAGGTTCTGGTAAATCGACTACCTTGGCTTCGATGGTTAATTGGATTAATGAAAACCATGATGGGCACATTATCACCATCGAAGATCCGATCGAGTACTTCCACGATCATAAGAAGTGTATCGTGACTCAGCGCGAAGTCGGAAATGATGTGACTTCCTTTTCGGCTGCGATCCGTGGTGCTTTGCGTCAGGACCCCGATGTCATTCTGGTGGGGGAAATGCGCGATCTAGAGACGATTGAGGCGGCCGTGGGAGCTGCCGAGACAGGACACCTGGTGTTCGCGACTTTACACACGACTGGTGCTGCTCGCACGGTTGACCGAATCGTGGATGCATTTCCTGCGGACATGAAGGATCAGGTGCGCACGCAGTTGGCATCCTCAATTATTGCGGTTATTTCGCAGGTGCTCTGTCGGAAGATAGGTGGTGGACGTATTGCTTCGTTTGAGATTATGGTGACCACCACATCAATCGCTCAGTTGATTCGTGAGAATAAGACTTACCGGATTGCTTCCGACATTCAAACGGGTGCCAGCCGTGGTATGATCAGTCTCGACGCCCACTTGCTCAGTCTGTTTAATCGAAATTTGATTTCCGCCGACGAAGCGCTCGGTAAATCTCAAACCCCAGACTCGATGCGCGAAAAGCTCATCGAAAACGGCGCAGCATTTACAACTTAA
- the uxaC gene encoding glucuronate isomerase, whose product MSTDHDQRLLHKPIARRLFHEVAAGLPIIDFHNHLDTRALADNHQFDNIAQLWVSSDPYKHRAMRIAGVPEYEITGNCSDRIKFNHWAQTLPQTIGGPLHAWTSLELQRYFQIETPLDPHSADTIWTSCNKQLTRPSYSARGLLNRLGVTTVCTSDRLLDDLSAHEQLAQSDYSVAVFPSLRADDICAVDQAHHLDWVQQLASLTSRQITDAETFWAAIEQRLDVFDALKCRLSDHALDDFHYETVNPSTTQQLLNQHLQGQALSHNAQQALRSGMLLQLGIAYARRGWTLQLHIGAQRATSSRLRQLAGPAGGYASIGNTTDIPSLCRFLDQVEAHGQLPRTILYPLNPNDYAPLATLTGSYASDDIAGLVQLGPAWWFNDHDLGIREHLYQLSRYGILHSFIGMTTDSRSLLSMVRHEYFRRVLCAWISEQVEAGHLPNNFAALSQLVRALCYENAANYLNLS is encoded by the coding sequence ATGTCTACTGACCACGACCAACGCCTACTCCATAAACCAATTGCTCGCCGTCTCTTCCATGAAGTCGCGGCAGGCTTACCAATTATTGATTTCCATAATCATTTGGATACTCGCGCACTGGCCGACAATCATCAATTTGATAATATCGCCCAACTCTGGGTATCCAGTGACCCTTATAAACACCGGGCGATGCGAATCGCTGGAGTGCCCGAATACGAAATCACCGGCAATTGTTCAGACCGGATCAAATTCAACCACTGGGCGCAAACGCTGCCGCAAACAATCGGTGGTCCCTTGCATGCGTGGACATCGCTCGAACTCCAACGATATTTTCAAATTGAGACCCCACTCGATCCACACAGTGCAGACACCATCTGGACTAGCTGTAATAAACAACTAACCCGCCCCAGCTACTCCGCACGCGGGCTACTCAATCGCCTGGGCGTCACAACTGTTTGCACTTCCGATCGCCTGCTGGACGACTTATCCGCACATGAACAACTGGCGCAATCAGACTACAGCGTCGCCGTGTTTCCCTCACTGCGAGCAGACGACATCTGTGCAGTCGATCAAGCCCATCACCTGGATTGGGTGCAACAACTCGCGAGCCTCACATCCCGCCAGATAACGGATGCTGAAACCTTCTGGGCAGCCATCGAACAAAGGCTCGATGTCTTCGACGCGCTCAAATGCCGCCTATCCGATCATGCTCTCGACGACTTCCATTACGAAACAGTCAATCCAAGCACAACCCAACAACTCCTTAATCAACACCTACAGGGCCAAGCTCTCTCACATAATGCCCAACAAGCACTACGCTCAGGCATGCTACTGCAACTAGGAATCGCCTATGCAAGACGCGGTTGGACACTACAACTCCACATCGGAGCACAACGCGCCACAAGCAGTCGCCTCCGTCAATTAGCCGGCCCAGCGGGCGGCTATGCGAGTATCGGCAACACCACCGACATTCCCAGTTTATGCCGCTTTCTCGACCAAGTCGAAGCTCACGGCCAACTACCACGCACCATTCTCTATCCGCTCAACCCTAACGACTATGCTCCCCTGGCCACGCTAACTGGCTCCTACGCCAGCGATGACATTGCTGGCCTGGTGCAACTGGGCCCAGCATGGTGGTTCAATGACCATGATCTGGGCATACGCGAGCACTTGTATCAACTTTCTCGGTACGGAATCTTACACAGTTTTATCGGCATGACTACCGACTCCCGCAGTCTATTGTCCATGGTGCGTCATGAGTATTTCCGCCGAGTCCTGTGCGCATGGATCAGTGAACAAGTCGAGGCAGGCCACTTGCCAAATAACTTTGCGGCACTTAGCCAGCTCGTTCGCGCCCTCTGCTACGAGAATGCAGCAAACTATCTAAACCTCAGCTAA
- a CDS encoding SDR family NAD(P)-dependent oxidoreductase, which produces MTQISNPFFQDKVAIITGGGGLLCSAIAKDLARQGTKVALLGRTLDTLESVAHEISQAGGTALPLVADATDIEQLNAARIAIKDQLGDAWFLINGAGGNQAPAITTLTQYDPIELSPEKPEDVRGFFNLDPDAFENVIRVNTMGTMIPTQVFGADLARLGRGSILTFSSMTGYKAISRVGAYATAKTGIIRLTEWLATYLAPAGIRVNGIVPGFFVNDRSRKILMNPDGSLSKRGQDVLNHSGFKRFGEAEELLGSVNWLLNDEQAAFVTGQMITVDGGFLANPGV; this is translated from the coding sequence ATGACACAAATCAGCAACCCATTCTTCCAAGACAAAGTAGCCATCATCACCGGAGGCGGTGGTCTCCTCTGCTCCGCCATCGCCAAGGATCTGGCCCGCCAAGGAACTAAAGTTGCTCTACTAGGGCGCACACTTGACACGCTTGAATCCGTCGCACACGAAATCTCTCAAGCGGGCGGCACCGCCCTGCCCCTCGTCGCCGACGCAACCGATATCGAGCAACTAAATGCCGCCCGTATTGCGATCAAAGATCAACTCGGAGATGCATGGTTCCTAATCAACGGAGCTGGAGGCAATCAAGCGCCCGCGATCACCACACTCACACAATACGACCCAATCGAACTGTCCCCCGAAAAACCCGAAGATGTACGCGGTTTTTTCAATCTCGATCCCGACGCATTTGAAAACGTAATTCGAGTCAACACCATGGGCACAATGATACCGACCCAAGTCTTCGGTGCCGACCTAGCACGACTCGGGCGCGGCTCCATACTCACCTTCTCTTCGATGACAGGCTACAAGGCGATTTCACGTGTGGGCGCTTACGCAACGGCCAAGACTGGCATCATCCGCTTAACAGAATGGCTCGCCACCTACTTGGCGCCCGCAGGTATTCGCGTCAATGGTATCGTGCCAGGCTTCTTTGTGAACGACCGCAGCCGCAAAATCTTAATGAACCCGGACGGCAGCCTCAGCAAACGTGGTCAAGATGTACTCAATCACTCTGGATTTAAACGCTTCGGTGAAGCTGAAGAACTGCTAGGCTCAGTCAATTGGCTGCTCAACGACGAACAAGCTGCCTTTGTCACCGGTCAAATGATCACAGTGGATGGCGGTTTCCTAGCCAACCCTGGCGTATAA
- a CDS encoding GspE/PulE family protein, with amino-acid sequence MFEDHNDTIYEIIKGADLLDPAQLDELNESHLHTGKSLADAVIDAGVVERGQILSAVADYLGYDYLATPPHEVPDEIASTVRASVARMYAVVPYQVDDISVSLLAKDPFNPSIIDDLTFTLNKDITIVVCDPEHIDSLLVATYGEEDSSIDDILGDLGDSFTEAQEELSEGDLADMANQTPIIRFVNLVLQQAIKDKASDVHFEPFEDQFRIRYRIDGALYEMAPPPRNLAVPVTSRIKVLSNMNISETRIPQDGRIKMTIAGRPVDLRVSTLPTQFGESVVLRVLDKSVVNLDLESLSLPDDILQTIRDLVDRPNGIFIVTGPTGSGKTTTLYSALREVNNVETKILTAEDPVEYEIDGIMQVAVNHQVGLDFSRALRAFLRQDPDKIMVGEIRDLETAQIAVQASLTGHVVLSTLHTNDAPGAVTRLIDMGLEPFLISASLEAILAQRLVRRICRTCRTAYEPGQDLIEMLDVDPLEIADKDFYYGDGCPECSNTGYRGRIGLFEMIVVSDSIRELINNRAPTLTIKQKALEQGMRSLRDDGLRAIFDGNSTIEEVLKYT; translated from the coding sequence ATGTTTGAAGATCACAACGATACAATTTACGAAATAATCAAAGGTGCCGACTTGCTGGATCCGGCGCAGCTGGATGAGCTCAATGAGTCTCACCTTCACACGGGCAAGTCATTGGCAGATGCCGTGATTGATGCGGGTGTGGTGGAGCGAGGGCAAATTTTGTCCGCCGTGGCCGACTACCTGGGATATGACTATTTGGCTACACCGCCTCACGAGGTTCCGGATGAGATTGCCTCAACCGTGCGCGCCAGTGTGGCTCGTATGTATGCCGTCGTACCCTATCAGGTAGATGATATTTCGGTCTCACTGCTCGCAAAGGACCCGTTTAATCCTTCAATTATAGATGACCTTACCTTCACGCTGAATAAGGACATTACCATCGTTGTCTGCGATCCAGAGCATATTGACTCACTGCTGGTCGCGACCTATGGTGAAGAAGATTCGTCGATCGATGATATTTTGGGTGATCTCGGAGATAGTTTTACCGAAGCCCAGGAGGAGCTTTCCGAAGGAGACCTCGCGGACATGGCGAATCAAACGCCAATCATCCGCTTCGTTAATCTGGTGTTGCAACAGGCGATCAAAGATAAGGCATCCGACGTTCACTTTGAGCCTTTTGAGGATCAATTCCGTATTCGTTACCGCATTGACGGCGCGCTGTATGAGATGGCGCCTCCGCCCAGAAATCTGGCTGTGCCAGTGACATCGCGTATTAAAGTGTTGTCCAATATGAACATCTCCGAGACTCGTATCCCGCAGGATGGTCGTATCAAAATGACGATTGCAGGGCGCCCGGTTGATTTACGTGTGTCGACTCTTCCGACTCAATTTGGAGAGTCGGTGGTGTTGCGTGTGCTGGATAAGTCGGTGGTTAACTTGGATCTGGAATCTCTAAGTTTGCCGGACGATATTCTGCAAACGATTCGCGACCTCGTCGATCGTCCCAATGGTATTTTTATTGTGACTGGTCCCACGGGCTCTGGTAAGACCACTACTTTGTATAGTGCCTTGCGCGAGGTGAATAATGTGGAGACCAAAATTCTGACGGCCGAAGATCCCGTTGAATATGAGATCGACGGGATCATGCAGGTGGCAGTGAATCACCAAGTGGGGCTTGATTTCTCTCGTGCGCTACGTGCCTTCTTGCGTCAAGACCCCGATAAAATCATGGTCGGTGAGATTCGTGACTTGGAGACCGCACAGATCGCCGTGCAAGCTTCGCTTACCGGACACGTTGTTTTGAGCACTTTGCACACCAATGATGCGCCTGGTGCGGTGACTCGTCTGATCGACATGGGGCTGGAGCCTTTCCTAATTTCCGCATCACTTGAAGCCATTTTGGCTCAGCGTCTCGTTCGCCGTATTTGCCGCACTTGCCGCACGGCCTACGAGCCTGGTCAGGATTTGATTGAGATGCTGGATGTCGATCCGCTCGAAATCGCTGATAAAGATTTCTATTATGGTGATGGCTGCCCTGAGTGTAGTAATACCGGATACCGCGGCCGTATCGGTTTGTTTGAGATGATCGTTGTCTCCGACAGCATTCGTGAGCTCATTAATAATCGTGCACCTACCTTAACGATTAAGCAAAAAGCTCTGGAACAGGGCATGCGAAGCTTGCGCGATGATGGATTGCGCGCCATTTTTGACGGAAATTCTACGATCGAAGAAGTACTTAAGTATACATAA
- a CDS encoding LacI family DNA-binding transcriptional regulator, producing the protein MEQGAEARGGRVSMRMIAEKAGVSLATVSYALQGSTKVSTATRRSIERLAQELGYVSNPLIRQGMVQIRSTSERRVRSNLAYLSIEPIGELLHHRRLLGACRKQAQVLGYHIEAFQFGEQASENQRLAQILIARGVRGLLLAPSDDVVGAFEFPWAEFASLELGYSMGSFRHHRVSLDYWQILTESLTHLAQAGYRRIAFVGQKHGIRRTNYRYEAAYLLHRKERSFGSILLPHWVYEHMDPCKFESWLERARPDVIVSQDNHLFEFLKSFNGSGRGRVDFCSLLIQEPNSALSGMLVSLDSTAETAVDFLARRVESGDWGLPAAPVCLSVASRWQTGATLSRVISPGA; encoded by the coding sequence ATGGAGCAGGGAGCCGAAGCCCGGGGAGGGCGTGTGAGCATGCGAATGATTGCGGAAAAGGCAGGCGTTTCGCTGGCCACGGTCTCGTATGCCTTGCAGGGGAGTACTAAGGTCTCGACGGCGACACGTCGCTCGATTGAAAGGCTGGCACAAGAGCTCGGCTATGTCTCCAACCCCTTGATACGGCAAGGAATGGTGCAGATTCGCAGTACCAGCGAGCGGCGCGTGCGCTCAAATTTGGCCTATCTCAGCATCGAGCCCATTGGGGAGCTTCTGCATCATCGGCGTCTATTAGGGGCTTGCCGTAAGCAGGCGCAAGTCTTGGGCTACCATATCGAAGCTTTTCAATTTGGTGAGCAGGCTAGTGAGAATCAAAGGCTGGCGCAGATCTTAATCGCACGCGGGGTCAGAGGCTTGTTGCTGGCGCCTTCGGATGATGTGGTGGGTGCATTTGAGTTTCCGTGGGCGGAGTTTGCGAGTTTAGAGTTGGGGTATTCCATGGGGTCATTTCGGCATCATCGTGTTTCCCTGGACTATTGGCAGATATTAACTGAAAGCCTAACACATTTGGCCCAGGCCGGTTATCGTAGGATTGCATTTGTGGGGCAAAAGCACGGTATTCGGCGCACCAATTACCGCTATGAGGCCGCCTATTTGTTGCATCGCAAGGAGCGCAGCTTTGGTTCGATTTTGTTGCCTCATTGGGTGTATGAGCACATGGATCCGTGCAAGTTCGAGTCTTGGCTGGAGCGGGCTCGTCCCGATGTCATTGTCAGTCAGGATAATCATTTGTTTGAATTTTTGAAGTCGTTCAATGGCTCTGGACGTGGGCGGGTGGACTTTTGCTCACTTTTGATTCAAGAGCCGAACTCCGCATTGTCCGGTATGTTGGTGAGTCTGGATTCGACTGCTGAGACTGCGGTCGACTTTCTTGCGCGGCGGGTCGAGTCGGGGGATTGGGGGCTTCCGGCGGCCCCCGTTTGTTTAAGTGTCGCGAGTCGCTGGCAGACCGGTGCCACTCTTTCGCGAGTTATAAGCCCCGGGGCGTGA